From the genome of Miscanthus floridulus cultivar M001 chromosome 10, ASM1932011v1, whole genome shotgun sequence, one region includes:
- the LOC136487129 gene encoding uncharacterized protein → MLNLVTYFRTHISYLQTDTRHDDAKKHRKENSTENLENLDTSTSLSVIEGSVQNNWDFENFTASSSYASTATYASPPPNITNKDGSSGQEKNHATSQIPALALEYLAPYSQLELNQSIASGAHQYPDPYYAGMVTTYGSQAVPYLHESRHLHAMRRAKGTGGRFLNTKKSDNGTPNSKAEPKKGSTGRTQCRELPLCAGSGEGCQWQALLSPMQCEETATRTRDLPVTGAETAPRPSYPSSKPKKDWDKLEAEVKKEENEEKLDGDAALNKFFRDIYKDADEDMRRAMMKSFVESNGTVLSTNWKDVGSKKVAAVDMSSPPPQAQTFGGAAAAGVSAVLSLSSREAAPPPVMVAAVAGPGCTDEGKYLGVAATSQGQMVMSSKYLKAAQELLDEVVSVSKGVEDANKTTKSLAAVKEEEDSEGVSSGGTDDGSGAKSGGGAAEMSTAERHELQMKKSKLINMLDEVEQRYRQYHGQMQAVSSSFEATAGAGSARTYTALALRTISRQFRCLRDAIAAQVRVASRALGEDADAAGGRTVGSRLRYIDHQLRQQHALQQLGMMQGDAWRPQRGLPERSVSILRAWLFEHFLHPYPKDSDKIMLAKQTGLTRSQVSNWFINARVRLWKPMAEEMYLEETKDQDGGGGGGGNDKGKSV, encoded by the exons ATGCTAAACCTTGTGACGTACTTCAGAACCCATATATCTTATCTTCAAACTGACACTAGGCATGATGACGCCAAGAAGCATCGGAAGGAGAACAGCACTGAAAATTTGGAAAACCTGGACACCTCTACTTCACTATCCGTTATAGAAGGATCCGTACAGAACAATTGGGATTTTGAGAATTTTACTGCTTCATCATCATATGCTTCTACAGCGACATATGCCTCTCCACCTCCAAACATTACCAATAAAG ATGGAAGCTCTGGTCAAGAAAAGAACCATGCCACATCACAGATACCTGCTTTGGCGTTGGAGTATTTGGCACCATACTCACAGCTGGAACTGAACCAATCAATT GCTTCTGGAGCACATCAGTACCCAGATCCTTACTATGCAGGCATGGTTACTACCTATGGAAGTCAAGCTGTG CCATATCTTCATGAGTCTCGTCATCTTCACGCGATGAGGAGGGCAAAAGGAACTGGGGGACGCTTCCTAAACACAAAGAAAAGTGACAATGGCACTCCCAATAGTAAAGCTGAACCTAAGAAAGGTAGTacagggcgtacccagtgcagagagctcccgctctgtgcggggtctggggaagggtgtcagtggcaagccttactctcgcctatgcaatgcgaggagaccgcgactcgaacccgggaccttccggtcacaggcg CTGAAACAGCCCCAAGACCTTCATACCCATCTTCAAAGCCAAAAAAAGACTGGGATAAACTGGAAGCTGAGGTAAAAAAGGAG GAGAACGAAGAAAAACTTGATGGCGATGCTGCATTGAACAAATTCTTCCGTGACATCTACAAGGATGCTGATGAAGATATGCGGAGGGCCATGATGAAGTCATTC GTGGAATCTAATGGCACTGTTCTCTCAACCAATTGGAAAGATGTTGGATCAAAGAAGGTGGCCGCTGTGGAcatgtcgtcgccgccgccgcaggcaCAGACTTtcggcggcgccgcggcggctgGGGTCAGCGCCGTGCTCAGCCTGTCGTCCCGAGaggcagcgccgccgccggtcATGGTGGCCGCGGTGGCCGGCCCTGGCTGCACCGACGAGGGCAAGTACCTGGGCGTGGCGGCCACGTCGCAGGGGCAGATGGTGATGAGCTCCAAGTACCTCAAGGCCGCGCAGGAGCTGCTCGACGAGGTGGTGAGCGTCAGCAAGGGCGTCGAGGACGCCAACAAGACGACCAAGAGCCTGGCGGCggtgaaggaggaggaggactcgGAGGGCGTGTCCAGTGGCGGCACCGATGACGGTTCCGGCGCAAAgagcggtggcggcgcggcggaGATGTCCACCGCGGAGCGGCATGAGCTGCAGATGAAGAAGAGCAAGCTTATCAACATGCTTGACGAG GTGGAGCAGCGGTACCGGCAGTACCACGGGCAGATGCAGGCGGTGTCGTCGTCGTTCGAGGCGACGGCGGGCGCCGGGTCGGCGCGGACGTACACGGCGCTGGCGCTGCGCACCATCTCGCGGCAGTTCCGGTGCCTGCGGGACGCGATCGCGGCGCAGGTGCGCGTGGCGAGCCGGGCGCTGGGCGAGGACGCTGACGCCGCCGGGGGCCGCACCGTCGGGTCCCGCCTCCGCTACATCGACCACCAGCTCCGGCAGCAGCACGCGCTGCAGCAGCTCGGCATGATGCAGGGCGACGCCTGGCGGCCCCAGCGTGGCCTCCCCGAGCGCTCCGTCTCCATCCTCCGCGCCTGGCTCTTCGAGCACTTCCTGCATCC ATACCCCAAGGATTCGGACAAGATCATGCTCGCCAAGCAAACCGGGCTCACCAGGAGTCAG GTGTCGAACTGGTTCATCAACGCAAGGGTGCGGCTGTGGAAGCCCATGGCGGAGGAGATGTACCTGGAGGAGACCAAGGACcaggacggtggcggcggcggcggcggcaatgaCAAGGGCAAGTCAG TTTAG